A stretch of Candidatus Rokuibacteriota bacterium DNA encodes these proteins:
- a CDS encoding HAD-IIA family hydrolase: MAILGPRLARHPSRHRAVTLRFPYRGWLFDLDGTVYLGERLIPGAAEAVAALRQAGRRVAFLSNKPLQTRADYAAKLSRLGIPAQADDVINSSLVLARHLRGLDPGAPVFVIGEPPMIAEMRAHGFEVREDERVRWVVIAFDRTFTYAKLNTALQAVRRGARLIATNPDRTCPVEGGEIPDCAGMIAAVEAVTGRTVEAVVGKPSPIILEVALAALGVRADEAVIVGDRLETDITMGKRLGLGTILVLSGITRAGDPRIAALAPDHVVRSIAELIATP; encoded by the coding sequence ATGGCGATCCTCGGGCCTCGTCTGGCTCGCCATCCGTCCCGGCACCGAGCTGTGACGCTGCGGTTTCCGTACCGGGGCTGGCTCTTCGACCTGGACGGGACGGTCTACCTGGGCGAGCGGCTCATCCCGGGCGCGGCCGAGGCCGTCGCCGCCCTCCGCCAGGCCGGCCGGCGCGTCGCCTTCCTCTCCAACAAGCCGCTCCAGACCCGCGCCGACTACGCCGCCAAGCTCTCCCGCCTGGGCATCCCGGCCCAGGCCGACGACGTCATCAATTCCTCGCTGGTGCTGGCGCGCCACCTCCGCGGGCTCGACCCGGGGGCCCCGGTGTTCGTCATCGGCGAGCCGCCCATGATCGCCGAGATGCGGGCGCACGGCTTCGAGGTGCGGGAGGACGAGCGCGTGCGCTGGGTCGTGATCGCCTTCGACCGGACCTTCACCTATGCGAAGCTCAACACGGCGCTCCAGGCCGTCAGGCGCGGAGCGCGCCTCATCGCCACCAACCCGGACCGCACCTGCCCCGTCGAAGGCGGGGAGATCCCCGACTGCGCGGGCATGATCGCCGCCGTGGAGGCCGTCACCGGGCGCACGGTGGAGGCCGTGGTCGGCAAGCCGTCGCCGATCATCCTCGAGGTGGCGCTCGCCGCCCTCGGCGTGCGGGCCGACGAGGCGGTGATCGTCGGCGACCGCCTGGAGACCGACATCACCATGGGCAAGCGTCTGGGGCTGGGGACCATCCTCGTGCTGAGTGGGATCACCCGGGCCGGCGATCCCCGAATCGCCGCGCTCGCTCCCGACCACGTGGTACGATCGATCGCGGAGCTGATCGCGACACCATGA
- a CDS encoding glycerol-3-phosphate dehydrogenase/oxidase, with translation MSRLVGLDGMAFDAVVIGGGMAGAGVARDLALRGASVALFEKGDFSSGTTSRSSKLIHGGLRYLELGDFRLVRESLREKATLERLAPHLVRPLPFLVPIYRGGPRGLIRVRIGMWLYHLLTPGKRTERYRVLRQGDTLALEPSIRAEGLRGAGYYFDDLLLSPERLCLENTLSAVRHGARAHNYCQVEELVHGGRGVESVRVRDLLSGQVHTVRASVIVNCAGPWVDRIRELAGVAAGGRRILRTTKGIHCLLPRMTDRAVYLSGEDERMIFVIPWREFTLVGTTDTDFEGDPDRLWATRDEVTYLLAAAERALPDPRVAFDRVVYAYAGVRPLSWEEGVSESKVSREHRVVMEGPEGRFMSVTGTKLTCFRSLAEEVGDLVMARLGRSRPSRSAALALDGLDEEAGKVEARVWMDVSEETAATGLSRETMQVLVETYGRGYGRVIELARKLPDGTDRLCPRNGEIVAQLHQAVREEMAVSLQDVLLRRTGIGLSPCQGLDCAEAIGRRMAELCGWSPRRLDAELSAYRLHVDRSHRFRTH, from the coding sequence ATGAGCAGGCTGGTGGGACTCGACGGCATGGCCTTCGACGCCGTGGTGATCGGCGGCGGCATGGCCGGCGCGGGCGTCGCGCGCGACCTGGCGCTCCGCGGCGCCTCGGTGGCCCTCTTCGAGAAGGGCGACTTCTCCTCCGGCACCACCTCGCGGTCCTCCAAGCTGATCCACGGCGGCCTGCGCTACCTGGAGCTGGGCGACTTCCGGCTCGTCCGTGAGTCGCTGCGCGAGAAGGCGACGCTCGAGCGACTCGCGCCCCACCTGGTCCGCCCGCTGCCGTTCCTGGTCCCGATCTACCGGGGCGGCCCGCGCGGGCTGATCCGGGTGCGGATCGGGATGTGGCTCTACCATCTCCTGACCCCCGGCAAGCGCACCGAGCGCTACCGGGTCCTCCGCCAGGGGGACACCCTCGCCCTCGAGCCGTCCATCCGCGCCGAGGGCCTGCGCGGCGCGGGCTATTACTTCGACGACCTCCTGCTGTCCCCGGAGAGGCTGTGCCTCGAGAACACGCTGTCCGCGGTGCGGCACGGCGCGCGGGCGCACAACTACTGCCAGGTCGAGGAGCTGGTGCACGGCGGGCGTGGCGTCGAGAGCGTGCGTGTCCGTGATCTGCTGTCGGGGCAGGTGCACACCGTGCGCGCCTCCGTGATCGTCAACTGTGCCGGCCCCTGGGTGGACCGCATCCGGGAGCTCGCCGGCGTCGCCGCCGGGGGCCGGAGGATTCTCCGCACGACGAAGGGCATCCACTGCCTGCTGCCGCGGATGACGGACCGCGCCGTCTACCTCTCCGGCGAGGACGAGCGGATGATCTTCGTGATCCCCTGGCGCGAGTTCACGCTCGTCGGCACCACGGACACCGACTTCGAGGGCGACCCGGATCGGCTCTGGGCCACCCGGGACGAGGTGACCTACCTCCTGGCGGCGGCGGAGCGCGCGCTGCCGGACCCGCGTGTGGCCTTCGACCGCGTCGTCTACGCCTACGCCGGGGTCCGTCCGCTGTCGTGGGAGGAGGGCGTGTCCGAGTCGAAGGTGTCGCGGGAGCACCGGGTCGTCATGGAGGGCCCCGAGGGCCGCTTCATGTCGGTCACGGGGACCAAGCTCACCTGTTTCCGGAGCCTCGCCGAGGAGGTGGGCGACCTCGTGATGGCCCGCCTCGGCCGCTCGCGACCGTCACGGTCGGCCGCGCTCGCGCTGGACGGGCTCGACGAGGAGGCCGGGAAGGTCGAGGCGCGCGTCTGGATGGACGTGTCGGAGGAGACGGCGGCCACCGGCCTCTCGCGCGAGACCATGCAGGTCCTCGTGGAGACGTACGGCCGCGGCTACGGCCGCGTGATCGAGCTGGCCCGCAAGCTGCCCGACGGGACGGACCGGCTCTGCCCCCGGAACGGGGAGATCGTGGCCCAGCTCCACCAGGCCGTGCGCGAGGAGATGGCCGTGTCCCTCCAGGACGTGCTGCTGCGGCGGACGGGGATCGGATTGAGCCCGTGCCAGGGGCTCGACTGCGCCGAGGCCATCGGCCGACGGATGGCGGAGCTCTGCGGCTGGTCGCCCCGGCGGCTCGACGCGGAGCTGTCCGCCTACCGCCTGCACGTGGACCGGAGTCACAGGTTCCGGACGCACTGA
- the ugpB gene encoding sn-glycerol-3-phosphate ABC transporter substrate-binding protein UgpB: MRRTVRSFIPGFAALALLAAPLLAPAPALAKTEIHFWHAMGGQLGETVGELVRQFNQSQREYEVKALNKGTYPEVLTAAIAAYRQKNPPHIVQFFDVGTQTMLSSGAIYPVFQLMKEQEVAVNWKDFIAPVVSYYSKDGNLYSMPFNSSSPILYYNKAAFKKAGLDPGNPPATWKQVGEVSKKIIAAGAAKCGFTTSWPSWTMLENTFPWHDQPFATNENGYKGLETKLLINSEFGIKHIGQLAAWQKERVYSYGGRMGQPDPKFVNGDCAMLIQSSAVIGGFKRSVKFDWATGQLPHWGAPYKKQNAIVGGGTLWVMKGQKAGDYKGVAQFLKFISDPHQQMWWSVTTGYVPITQTAIKNLEAGYHFKKNPEQWTALSQLGATPTANSRGHRLGNMAQIRDAIEPELENIFAGKKTTKEGLEAAVAKGNEILKEFAAANKP; this comes from the coding sequence ATGCGGCGGACAGTGAGATCCTTCATCCCAGGCTTCGCGGCGCTGGCTCTGCTTGCCGCGCCGCTGCTGGCCCCGGCCCCTGCGCTGGCCAAGACCGAGATCCACTTCTGGCACGCGATGGGCGGTCAGCTCGGCGAGACCGTCGGCGAGCTGGTCAGGCAGTTCAACCAGAGCCAGCGAGAGTACGAGGTCAAGGCCCTCAACAAGGGGACGTACCCCGAGGTCCTGACGGCCGCCATCGCCGCGTATCGGCAGAAGAACCCGCCCCACATCGTCCAGTTCTTCGATGTGGGGACGCAGACCATGCTCTCCTCCGGGGCCATCTACCCGGTGTTCCAGCTCATGAAGGAGCAGGAGGTCGCCGTCAACTGGAAGGACTTCATCGCGCCGGTGGTCAGCTACTACTCCAAGGACGGCAACCTCTACTCCATGCCCTTCAACTCGTCGAGCCCGATCCTCTACTACAACAAGGCCGCCTTCAAGAAGGCGGGACTCGATCCGGGCAACCCCCCGGCCACCTGGAAGCAGGTGGGAGAGGTCTCGAAGAAGATCATCGCCGCGGGCGCGGCGAAGTGCGGCTTCACCACCTCCTGGCCGTCGTGGACCATGCTCGAGAACACCTTCCCCTGGCACGACCAGCCCTTCGCCACCAACGAGAACGGCTACAAGGGGCTCGAGACGAAGCTCCTGATCAACAGCGAGTTCGGGATCAAGCACATCGGCCAGCTCGCGGCGTGGCAGAAGGAGCGGGTCTACTCCTACGGCGGGCGCATGGGGCAGCCCGACCCGAAGTTCGTCAACGGCGACTGCGCCATGCTGATCCAGTCCTCCGCCGTGATCGGCGGCTTCAAGCGGTCCGTGAAATTCGACTGGGCGACGGGCCAGCTCCCCCACTGGGGGGCGCCCTACAAGAAGCAGAACGCGATTGTGGGCGGCGGCACGCTCTGGGTCATGAAGGGGCAGAAGGCGGGTGACTACAAGGGTGTGGCCCAGTTCCTCAAGTTCATCTCGGATCCGCATCAGCAGATGTGGTGGAGTGTCACCACGGGCTATGTCCCGATCACCCAGACGGCGATCAAGAACCTGGAGGCGGGCTACCACTTCAAGAAGAACCCCGAGCAGTGGACGGCACTCAGCCAGCTGGGCGCCACGCCCACCGCCAACAGCCGCGGGCACCGGCTCGGCAACATGGCCCAGATCCGGGATGCCATCGAGCCGGAGCTGGAGAACATCTTCGCCGGGAAGAAGACGACGAAGGAGGGGCTGGAGGCCGCCGTGGCGAAGGGCAATGAGATCCTGAAGGAGTTCGCGGCGGCCAACAAGCCCTGA
- a CDS encoding sugar ABC transporter permease — MKRSVFKNRGLPYLLVLPQLAVTLVFFFWPAFESLRLSFFRTSAFGDRVVFVGLENFRKLLVSGDYYQSVVNSFIFAFGVTALGVGAGLFVAALATQNVRGLTAYRTAVLWPYGIAPPIAGIIFLFIFHPSYGVLPYWLSFVTAYEFNWLLKGWVAMALVVIATAWTHVGYNIAFFLAGLLAVPTSVLEAASVDGAGALRRFRLIVFPLLAPITFYLVVVNLFFSFFSSFGMIHAVTQGGPGGATEIMVFKVYKDGFIGLNLGSSAAQSVILMLVVIGLTALQFRFVEKRITY; from the coding sequence ATGAAGCGGAGCGTCTTCAAGAACCGGGGGTTGCCGTATCTGCTGGTGCTGCCGCAGCTGGCGGTGACCCTCGTGTTCTTCTTCTGGCCGGCCTTCGAGTCGCTCCGTCTGAGCTTCTTCCGGACCTCTGCCTTCGGCGACCGGGTCGTCTTCGTCGGGCTCGAGAACTTCCGCAAGCTCCTGGTCTCCGGTGACTACTACCAGTCGGTCGTCAACAGCTTCATCTTCGCCTTCGGCGTCACGGCGCTGGGGGTGGGGGCGGGGCTCTTCGTGGCGGCGCTGGCCACCCAGAACGTGCGCGGGCTCACGGCCTACCGGACCGCGGTGCTCTGGCCCTACGGCATCGCGCCCCCCATCGCGGGCATCATCTTCCTGTTCATCTTCCACCCCTCCTACGGGGTGCTCCCGTACTGGCTGTCCTTCGTGACAGCCTACGAGTTCAACTGGCTCCTCAAGGGCTGGGTGGCCATGGCGCTGGTGGTGATCGCCACGGCGTGGACGCACGTGGGCTACAACATCGCCTTCTTCCTCGCTGGCCTGCTGGCCGTCCCGACCTCGGTGCTCGAAGCCGCCAGTGTGGACGGTGCGGGGGCCCTGCGGCGCTTCCGCCTCATCGTCTTCCCGCTGCTGGCGCCCATCACCTTCTACCTGGTCGTCGTCAACCTGTTCTTCTCGTTCTTCAGCTCGTTCGGCATGATCCACGCCGTGACCCAGGGCGGGCCGGGCGGGGCCACCGAGATCATGGTCTTCAAGGTCTACAAGGACGGCTTCATCGGGCTCAACCTGGGCTCTTCCGCCGCCCAGTCGGTGATCCTCATGCTCGTCGTCATCGGGCTCACCGCGCTCCAGTTCCGCTTCGTGGAAAAGAGGATCACGTATTGA
- the ugpE gene encoding sn-glycerol-3-phosphate ABC transporter permease UgpE, producing MPAVLETRRRPLDWHALVVHALLLACVALIAFPLYYAFVISTQTVEQVIARPPVLRPAGHAVQNYLEAWTRAKMGRLLWNSAVVAVVSALGKIVISVLSAFAIVYFNFRGRTACFWLILVTLMLPVEVRIMSTYEVIGNLGWLDSYAGLTVPLMASATATFLFRQFYLTIPHEMVEAAQLDGAGPMRFLWSFLVPLSWANIAALFVVLFIYGWNQYLWPLMITNTEAMRVVVIGLQDLIPRTGTHIPEWNIMMAAAMMALLPPVAVILFMQRWFVKGLVESEK from the coding sequence CTGCCGGCCGTCCTCGAGACCCGGCGCAGGCCGCTCGACTGGCACGCGCTCGTGGTCCATGCCCTGCTGCTCGCCTGCGTGGCGCTCATCGCCTTTCCGCTCTATTACGCTTTCGTCATCTCCACCCAGACCGTGGAACAGGTCATCGCCCGACCCCCGGTGCTCCGTCCCGCGGGGCATGCGGTGCAGAACTACCTGGAGGCATGGACCCGGGCGAAGATGGGGCGGCTCCTGTGGAACAGCGCCGTGGTGGCCGTGGTCTCGGCCCTCGGCAAGATCGTCATCTCCGTGCTGTCGGCCTTCGCCATCGTCTACTTCAACTTCCGCGGCCGGACCGCCTGCTTCTGGCTCATCCTCGTCACGCTGATGCTGCCGGTCGAGGTGCGGATCATGTCCACCTACGAGGTGATCGGCAACCTCGGCTGGCTCGACTCCTACGCTGGGCTCACCGTGCCGCTCATGGCCTCGGCCACCGCGACCTTCCTCTTCCGCCAGTTCTATCTCACCATCCCCCACGAGATGGTGGAGGCGGCGCAGCTCGACGGGGCCGGCCCCATGCGTTTCCTCTGGTCGTTCCTCGTGCCGCTCTCCTGGGCCAACATCGCGGCGCTCTTCGTGGTGCTCTTCATCTACGGGTGGAACCAGTACCTGTGGCCCCTCATGATCACCAACACCGAGGCGATGCGCGTGGTGGTCATCGGCCTGCAGGATCTCATCCCGCGCACGGGCACCCACATCCCCGAGTGGAACATCATGATGGCGGCGGCCATGATGGCGCTGCTGCCACCGGTGGCGGTCATCCTGTTCATGCAGCGCTGGTTCGTGAAGGGGCTGGTGGAGTCGGAGAAGTGA
- a CDS encoding glycerophosphodiester phosphodiesterase → MRSPGLVATGLGLVALVASAGHARAAAPVLFAAHRGGSLLWAENSLLAFGRAAALGADFLEFDVHLSRDGEPVVIHDATLDRTSTGRGPVRERTLAELKQIRLRDSAGTMTEEPVPTLEEVVRLAASGKRQLLLEIKVDERKARYPGIEEKVLAVLDRHAMAPSAVIMAFEADSWRRVRALRPDIRTAALYAPRMVEGHPSGLAGVMDEVRQAGVAFIGLHQALVDARAVALARKMGLGLGVWTVNEREAMRRFIDLGVGIVITDRPDWAKDLLAR, encoded by the coding sequence GTGAGATCTCCCGGGCTGGTGGCGACCGGGCTCGGGCTCGTGGCCCTCGTGGCCAGCGCCGGTCACGCGCGCGCCGCCGCGCCCGTCCTCTTCGCGGCCCACCGGGGGGGCTCGCTCCTCTGGGCGGAGAACAGCCTGCTCGCCTTCGGCCGGGCCGCGGCCCTCGGCGCCGACTTCCTCGAGTTCGACGTGCATCTCTCGCGGGACGGGGAGCCGGTGGTGATCCACGATGCCACGCTCGACCGCACCAGCACGGGCCGCGGCCCGGTGCGGGAGCGCACGCTGGCCGAGCTCAAGCAGATCCGGCTCAGGGACAGCGCCGGCACGATGACCGAGGAGCCGGTGCCGACGCTGGAGGAGGTCGTGAGGCTGGCGGCGTCCGGGAAGCGCCAGCTGCTGCTTGAGATCAAGGTGGACGAGCGGAAGGCGCGCTACCCGGGCATCGAGGAGAAGGTGCTGGCCGTCCTGGACCGCCACGCCATGGCGCCCTCCGCCGTCATCATGGCCTTCGAGGCCGACAGCTGGCGCCGGGTGCGGGCGCTCCGGCCCGACATCCGCACCGCGGCCCTCTATGCGCCGCGGATGGTGGAGGGCCACCCCTCGGGGCTGGCCGGGGTGATGGACGAGGTGAGGCAGGCTGGGGTGGCCTTCATCGGGCTGCACCAGGCCCTGGTCGATGCCCGGGCGGTGGCGCTCGCGCGCAAGATGGGACTCGGCTTGGGCGTCTGGACGGTGAACGAGCGCGAGGCCATGCGCCGCTTCATCGACCTGGGCGTCGGCATCGTCATCACCGACCGCCCCGACTGGGCGAAAGACCTCCTCGCCCGATGA
- the glpK gene encoding glycerol kinase GlpK produces the protein MTRGRFILALDQGTTGSTVLVVDPEGQIRGRGYVELPQHYPRPGWVEHDPEQIWRTTVEAMGQALGAARISPAEVAAVGITNQRETTLLWERGSGRPLHHAIVWQCRRTAGLCDRLKADGVEAEVRRKTGLVVDAYFSGTKIAWLLDHVEGARAQAEHGALAFGTVDSWLLWRLTGGRVHATDPSNASRTLCFDIRALRWDEGLAGMLGVPMPLFPEVRPSAGVFGETATGGPLPGGIPVAGIAGDQQAALFGQACLEPGMAKNTYGTGCFLLLNTGERLVTSDRGLLTTVAWSVGGRITYALEGSVFIAGAAVQWLRDGLGIIARAGETQALAESVPDTGGVYLVPAFVGLGAPYWDPYARGTIVGLTRGTTRAHLARAALEAIAYQSRDVLDTMAEEAGVAIRTLRVDGGAAGNDFLCQFQADMLGVEVLRPSVTETTGLGAAWLAGVGVGLWKTEELGSRWRLERRFTPALEPGERHAVYDGWRRAVERSRAWVQPTDRRAP, from the coding sequence ATGACCCGGGGGCGTTTCATCCTCGCGCTCGACCAGGGGACCACCGGGTCCACGGTCCTGGTGGTGGACCCCGAGGGGCAGATCCGCGGCCGCGGCTATGTCGAGCTGCCGCAGCACTACCCGCGGCCCGGCTGGGTGGAGCACGACCCGGAGCAGATCTGGCGGACCACCGTCGAGGCCATGGGCCAGGCGCTGGGGGCCGCCCGGATCTCACCGGCCGAGGTGGCGGCCGTCGGCATCACGAACCAGCGCGAGACCACCCTCCTCTGGGAGCGCGGCTCGGGTCGGCCCCTCCACCATGCGATCGTCTGGCAGTGCCGGCGGACGGCGGGCCTCTGCGACAGGCTCAAGGCCGACGGTGTCGAGGCCGAGGTCCGGCGCAAGACGGGGCTCGTCGTGGACGCCTACTTCTCCGGGACGAAGATCGCGTGGCTGCTGGACCACGTGGAGGGCGCGCGGGCCCAGGCCGAGCACGGAGCGCTGGCCTTCGGCACGGTGGACTCGTGGCTCCTCTGGCGGCTCACGGGCGGCCGCGTCCACGCCACCGATCCCTCCAACGCTTCCCGGACGCTCTGTTTCGACATCCGGGCGCTGCGGTGGGACGAGGGGCTCGCGGGGATGCTCGGCGTCCCCATGCCGCTCTTCCCCGAAGTGCGGCCCTCGGCGGGGGTGTTCGGGGAAACTGCCACGGGCGGGCCGCTGCCGGGGGGGATCCCGGTGGCGGGCATCGCCGGCGACCAGCAGGCCGCGCTCTTCGGCCAGGCGTGCCTCGAGCCGGGCATGGCCAAGAACACCTATGGCACGGGCTGCTTCCTCCTGCTGAACACCGGCGAGCGTCTCGTGACCTCCGACCGTGGGCTGCTGACCACGGTGGCCTGGTCGGTGGGTGGGCGCATCACCTACGCGCTGGAGGGCAGCGTGTTCATCGCGGGGGCGGCGGTGCAGTGGCTGCGGGATGGGCTCGGCATCATCGCCCGGGCCGGGGAGACCCAGGCGCTGGCGGAATCGGTGCCCGATACGGGCGGTGTCTATCTGGTGCCGGCCTTCGTGGGGCTGGGGGCGCCGTACTGGGACCCCTACGCGCGGGGAACCATCGTGGGGCTCACGCGGGGAACCACGCGGGCGCACCTGGCCCGGGCGGCGCTGGAGGCCATCGCCTACCAGAGCCGGGATGTGCTGGACACCATGGCCGAGGAGGCGGGCGTGGCGATCCGGACGCTCCGGGTGGACGGCGGCGCCGCGGGCAACGACTTCCTCTGCCAGTTCCAGGCGGACATGCTGGGCGTGGAGGTGCTGCGCCCCTCGGTCACCGAGACGACAGGCCTCGGGGCGGCCTGGCTGGCGGGGGTCGGGGTGGGGCTGTGGAAGACGGAAGAGCTCGGCAGCCGCTGGCGGCTCGAGCGCCGGTTCACGCCCGCACTCGAGCCGGGCGAACGGCATGCCGTCTATGATGGCTGGCGGCGCGCCGTGGAGCGGTCGCGCGCCTGGGTGCAACCAACCGACAGGAGGGCTCCATGA
- a CDS encoding extracellular solute-binding protein: MTRIIAVALMLAGLAVTEWTGPAAAQAPIESELALITPVSKFIHDAALKAFAEYAKEKWKITVKVSAIPAGTPVAYGRITEWKGKPDVDIFWGGESALFEKLAEQRLLQKVEISKEAWDSIPAAIGKPKPIPLKDKDGYWVGTALEPYGLVYHPKRIQRLGVPEPKDWEDLLNPKLKGEVAQCAPTRSSSSNATYEVILSMHGEEKGWDWLRKLAANTGHFTARSRDVPTVVAKGEFAAGFAVPSYMAFEEKLAGFDIKFVAPKNAFVTPEPMAVLAGARNPKAARAFIEFLLTERGQKVFMERGLFPITPRYKVQGAPGSTAELAVQFTGGVRSYFDQEVANVYDEGVAAKRSAALKTKYRSDIEAKWEELKKK; the protein is encoded by the coding sequence ATGACACGGATCATCGCAGTGGCGCTGATGCTGGCCGGACTGGCCGTGACGGAATGGACCGGGCCGGCGGCGGCCCAGGCGCCGATCGAGAGCGAGCTGGCGCTGATCACGCCGGTCTCGAAGTTCATCCACGACGCGGCGCTCAAGGCGTTCGCCGAGTATGCCAAGGAGAAGTGGAAGATCACCGTCAAGGTGAGCGCGATTCCCGCGGGCACGCCGGTGGCCTACGGGCGCATCACCGAGTGGAAGGGCAAGCCCGACGTCGACATCTTCTGGGGCGGCGAGTCGGCGCTCTTCGAGAAGCTGGCCGAGCAGAGGCTGCTCCAGAAGGTCGAGATCTCGAAGGAGGCGTGGGACTCGATCCCGGCCGCCATCGGCAAGCCCAAGCCCATCCCGCTCAAGGACAAGGACGGCTACTGGGTGGGCACGGCGCTGGAGCCCTACGGCCTCGTCTACCACCCGAAGCGGATCCAGCGCCTCGGGGTGCCCGAGCCGAAGGACTGGGAGGACCTCCTGAACCCCAAGCTCAAGGGGGAGGTGGCCCAGTGCGCGCCGACGCGCTCGTCCTCCTCCAACGCGACCTACGAGGTCATCCTCTCCATGCACGGCGAGGAGAAGGGCTGGGACTGGCTCCGCAAGCTGGCGGCCAACACCGGGCACTTCACCGCCAGGAGCCGGGACGTGCCGACGGTGGTGGCCAAGGGGGAGTTCGCGGCCGGCTTCGCCGTGCCCTCCTACATGGCCTTCGAGGAGAAGCTCGCGGGCTTCGACATCAAGTTCGTGGCGCCGAAGAACGCCTTCGTGACGCCCGAGCCCATGGCGGTCCTGGCGGGGGCGCGCAACCCGAAGGCGGCGCGCGCCTTCATCGAGTTCCTGCTGACGGAGCGCGGCCAGAAGGTCTTCATGGAGCGCGGGCTGTTCCCGATCACGCCCAGGTACAAGGTCCAGGGCGCGCCGGGGTCCACGGCGGAGCTGGCGGTGCAGTTCACGGGGGGCGTCCGCTCCTACTTCGACCAGGAGGTCGCCAACGTCTACGACGAGGGCGTGGCGGCCAAGCGCTCCGCGGCGCTCAAGACCAAGTACCGCTCGGACATCGAGGCCAAGTGGGAAGAGCTGAAGAAGAAGTGA
- a CDS encoding ABC transporter ATP-binding protein, with amino-acid sequence MKIAISGLVKRFGTVTAVDHAELVVADGELFTLLGPSGCGKTTLLRLLAGFSQPEDGEIRFGDRVVNGLPPYERNIGMVFQNYALWPHMTVRANVAYGLKLRRLSAGEIESRLGEGLRKVNLAGFEQRYPGQLSGGQQQRVALARALVLNPDILLLDEPLSNLDAKIRVQVRAEIRKLQQELRITTVYVTHDQEEALSLSDRVAVMRDGRVLQIGTPKQLYERPRTRFVADFVGTNNLVPGQVRERRGDRLVVETALGRLEAMPGEAAVRVERCVLAIRPENVAIAAASAAPPANGNAIRGRVSFASYLGSTLRYDVETESGQVLKADIRDPWHHDPLPLGAAVALHFPLSVTLAVADDA; translated from the coding sequence GTGAAGATCGCCATCTCGGGGCTCGTCAAGCGCTTCGGGACCGTCACCGCCGTCGACCACGCCGAGCTCGTCGTGGCCGACGGCGAGCTGTTCACGCTGCTGGGCCCCTCGGGATGCGGCAAGACCACGCTGCTCCGGCTGCTGGCCGGCTTCTCACAGCCCGAGGACGGCGAGATCCGCTTCGGCGACCGCGTGGTGAACGGGCTGCCGCCCTACGAGCGCAACATCGGCATGGTCTTCCAGAACTACGCGCTCTGGCCGCACATGACCGTCCGCGCCAACGTGGCCTACGGCCTCAAGCTGCGCCGGCTCTCCGCCGGGGAGATCGAGTCGCGCCTGGGCGAGGGGCTCCGCAAGGTGAACCTGGCGGGGTTCGAGCAGCGCTACCCTGGCCAGCTCTCGGGCGGCCAGCAGCAGCGCGTGGCGCTGGCGCGGGCGCTGGTCCTCAACCCCGACATCCTGCTGCTGGACGAGCCGCTGTCCAACCTCGACGCGAAGATCCGGGTCCAGGTCCGCGCCGAGATCCGCAAGCTCCAGCAGGAGCTGCGCATCACCACCGTGTACGTGACCCACGACCAGGAGGAGGCGCTCTCGCTCTCGGACCGGGTGGCCGTCATGAGGGACGGCCGCGTGCTCCAGATCGGCACGCCGAAGCAGCTCTACGAGCGGCCGCGGACGCGCTTCGTGGCCGACTTCGTGGGGACGAACAACCTGGTGCCGGGGCAGGTGCGGGAGCGGCGCGGGGACCGCCTCGTGGTGGAGACGGCGCTGGGGAGGCTCGAGGCCATGCCCGGCGAGGCCGCGGTCCGGGTGGAGCGCTGCGTGCTGGCCATCCGGCCCGAGAACGTGGCTATCGCCGCGGCTTCGGCCGCGCCTCCCGCCAACGGCAACGCGATCCGGGGGCGCGTCTCCTTCGCCTCCTACCTCGGTAGCACCCTCCGCTACGACGTGGAGACCGAGAGCGGCCAGGTGCTCAAGGCCGACATCCGGGATCCCTGGCACCACGATCCCCTTCCGCTCGGCGCGGCGGTGGCGCTCCACTTCCCGCTCTCCGTCACGCTGGCGGTGGCCGACGATGCGTAG